One genomic region from Vitis riparia cultivar Riparia Gloire de Montpellier isolate 1030 chromosome 17, EGFV_Vit.rip_1.0, whole genome shotgun sequence encodes:
- the LOC117904292 gene encoding protein NOI4-like, whose amino-acid sequence MASQDRGRPLPKFGEWDVNNPASAEGFTVIFNKARDEKKTNAAGNVASPRRNGNGYKQNEDYHYSPKRKWFCCG is encoded by the exons ATGGCATCG CAGGACAGAGGTCGGCCATTGCCTAAATTTGGCGAGTGGGATGTGAACAACCCTGCCTCCGCTGAGGGATTTACAGTAATATTTAACAAGGCTAGAGATGAGAAGAAGACTAATGCTGCTGGGAACGTTGCATCACCACGAAGAAATGGTAATGGATATAAGCAAAACGAGGATTATCATTATTCCCCAAAG AGGAAGTGGTTTTGCTGTGGTTGA